ataattttcaaatacatttccAGCCGTTAATCTCATGCTATACTGTTTAAGAAGCGTAAGAggactttttgcaattttataaagGAAATAAGCCATTATTTATTCCCTATGTGAACAAGTTCTTCATCAAGCTATTTCCTCCTAACAAGTCAATACAATGTAGATTTTTTGGGATTATTATCATTGGAGACATTTGTTGATTTGGGGACAAATGTTCAGACATTTGTCCCAACATGAATATACAAACAGGACCACCCAGACTCTGCAGGAGTGTTCAATCCTGCTCCTGAACCACattcctacagagtttagctctatcCTGCCTGACtagaagtttttagcaatacTGAACAAAGTCAGTCTGAACAAAGAAAGTCAGTTCAATTGCAGCCATATCTGCAACACCACCAGGTTAGCTATTACAGACATGCAAGACTAAAATCTCAAAAACTCCTGGtcaaacttacatttaaatcatttctATCACGACAATTTTTTGAAGATTTTAGTATGGTAAttgatatgacaatgttaatgtatttggtcttggtggaatagatctgctatgctgctgaattgctgctgctgttggttattgctgttgttgtagattattgctgctgttgctgctgcaAAGAAAGTACAGAAACTTTCTACTGCCAAAACATACACAGATACTTTgctatttaagacatactgctgctgcacaagtaacatatataataaccctTAGCAggtctatacaggtggagctggggaggtggagggtttcagaggaactctaaAAGAGCACTGCGAACTGCTCTAGTggatgctaaccagccatttaaatgtaaagcagcaagcttattggctgcgtatgcaacatgaaccaatcaacTTGTGCCAAGTTTCAGTTTGCATTAAAGacccatctagagtttcatgacagaacttggtaTGTATTTCAaatcaaaaaatgaaatctgacaTATAAATGTTCAATGTTCTAATATTCTATGGAAACCACAGCTGCAGTGACGTTCATAGTAATACGAAGAAACCATCTTGGCATATACACACATGCTTATGCCTTGATTTGctggttcagttgtgtttaATAAGAGTTTAATCTAAACGCTTCAGGGCACCCTTTACTCAGATCCACACATGCAAAAAACACATCATTAACTGTATAAAACACTAATCATTACAGATATTGTCATTTGTTCTGCAGCTACAAATTGTGAGTCAGATAATGATGCCAGGTCATTAGCAATTAAAAATGATGGGATGACATGAACTAAATCatgttaatgttcattttaactcAATTTAACAAGCATGTGTGGGCATATCTGGAATGAATCTTTAATTATAATGTGATTTTGTGcctaatgataatgatgatgtcATAATTACCATGTAGGAGGGGCTCTTGGGGCTGAGAGGGCTGAAGGGCTCCTCTGGATCTCCACTGGATATACTCAACCTCTTCAATTTTTCCATCACATcctttctcttcctctctcgCTCCTGCTCTCTCAACCTCCTCTGCACCTCCTCATGAGTCTGATCTTCCGTCTCTGTGTGCTGCTGGTTCTCCTCACTGCTCTTCTCAAACACCTCCTCAGACACACTAAAGACAACCAGATTAAGAAAGAGCAACAATTCATGAACATGAAGTATTTTACCTCCTCACATGCATTGTTTTACCTCTCTGGACTGCTGATAGCTGCTGAATCAACTGAAGAGTCCATGTTGCTCTGTATCTTTAGTTCTCGAAAAAGATTAAACAGGATGAACTCAGGAAGGATATTTGTTTTGAGGAAATTGCGAAATTAACCTGATTTCTCATGTAATTTCTCAACACAAAGCCAGTATCGACATAACTCTATTGCTGCTGAATCATTGGCACATTCTTCTCAAACTGTTCTCAGCCAGTGTGCTGAGGATATTACATTGTAGGGGTAATTTCTACAATGCTGGAAGTAATAGTCTCCACACAGTATGTCAGAAGTTGATTCATAACCTTTCTGACTAATTCAGTGTAGGATTCCTCATACTGATTCAATCCAACCCTGAGTTTGTTAGCCTTTTGAGCAATTTGTTCAAAGAATCAAGTCAGTAGAGTTATTTGTTAGCAATATGctgtatatttgtgtttgcatgtggcTCAAGAGGATGGCTCAATTTAAAGACAGGCTTTCTTGCCTTTATTTCACTATACacagtttttttaatatcatcACAGCTAATTAAACATGTAAACTCACATCCACATCTTGGGTAAAATATGATTTCTTTTGTTGTggtcctgttgaaaaaaacagcatatgctggttaggtatgttttgaagcatggcagctggtttgactggtttaagatggtccatagttggtcatgagctggtcaTAAACTAATTTAAGATGGTCATGTGCTGTTCCTAAgatggtcatgagctggtttaaaatgTACCTGAGCTGGTTATAAGCCGGTTtgagctggtcatgtgctggtcctaagctagTCATGAGCTGATTTAAACTGGACCTGAACTGGTTATAAACTGGTTTAAagtggtccttagttggtcgtAAAATGGTTTAAGCTGGACCTGAGCTGGTTATAAGCTGGTCACCAGCTGGTACtcagctggtcatgagctggtttaagatggtccttagctggtcatgtgctggtcctaaactggtttaagatggacCTGAGCTAGTTataagctggtttaagatgctccttagttggtcatgagtTTATTTAGGATGGACCTGAGCTGGTTATAAGATGGTTTAAGCTGTTCCTAAActgtcatgagctggtttaagctagaCCTGAGCTATTTATAaactggtttgagctggttctTAGTTGGTCCTTAGTTTAAAAAGCTCATGACTAGCTTAGGACCACCTTAAACCAGCTCTTGACCAACTAAGGGCCAGCTTATAACCATCTCAGAACCCACTCaggatcagcttaaaccagctcatgaccaactaaggaccagcttaaactagcTTTAACCAGCTTCCacgcttcaaaacatacctaaccagcatatgctgttttttccaaCAGGGGGAGTTTGAGAGACACTGGCATAATTGTCATATAAATGATGCATTTCTACTGAATCACTAGTAGAGACTAAAAATGATAGTGGAGTTGGTGGTGGGATATTGAAAGAAAGGTAATTGGAGTGACGAGTGAGGTAAGCAGTATCATATTGGCTTAATATTGTGATTGACAACAATTAGATGAACAAACTCCTCACTGACTGTCATTTAGAGATTTCTTCAAAACATGTAAACTAACTCTCAATCCCTCAGAAAGCAATAGTTGACTTCAGATATCTATTTCCATCCTTACATCCATCAGTAAATAATTGCAATTATATGAACATAACAATAACACACTACAAGACAAGAATATTCATTTTCTAAAGTTACTTAAGTGTAACATTGGTTTCAGCGTATAGTCTCCCCTGCTGCTGTAGCTGTAACTCTATATGCAGTATTTTAACTCCTGTAGTCATTGTAACTGTATATACACAGGTTTTTCTGAGCTTGTTGAAATGTGTGCTTGTCTATGCCTGTACCTGTCATTTGTTCTCCTCCCCTCTTGTCCATTAGTACTGTATTGTCTCCCATTCTGCTGGAGGATGACTGTGGAGGTGTAGGAAATCTTCATCTCTGccttcttttctctctgtgaGTACAACAAATTCAGATGCACATATTTTTGCTGCATGCAGTAGTTACAGTAAgcacttgaaaaaaatgttttgatacaTGAATGGATTTAAGGATAAGAAGTATTATAAGTGCTCTCTTGTTCTTAAATAACATGTTAAATATCATACCTTCTCATCCATGTCACAgctctcattttgttttttccagaaAGATGACTCATGACCTTTCACCCTTCTTGCATCGTCCTCCTCTGCACACCACCGTCTAGTCTCTCTCTCCTCCCTTTCTGCTGCCTTAATGTCATCTCTTCTTGTCTGCTCTCTGGCACCCCAGTCTTCATCACCATTATCCTCATCCAGGTTTTGCTGATTTGAAAGGGGGGGTCTGGTCTGTATGGATGGGGTGCTGTCATAcacatttatatcatgcagtttaCTTTGTTGAGCAGAGCTGGAGCACAGCTGGAGTTTTGAGTGACGGGAGCCGTTGACATGTGTTTCTACATCTTTATGTTCCATTTGTCCCTGTTTGCGCCTACTCAGATGTGTCCAATCACTGAAGCCTTCGTCCTCTTCCAAAGAGTATTGGCAGCTTGGGAGCAGGTCGTTCTGACCCCTAACAAACAGTGAAACACTTTCAGAATTGCCTCTCATTAAGGTGTCAATATAAGAATAACAAGACTCCTTACAACAGTAGAgttagaatagaacagaatacaaTAGAATAAGTGATTCTgtgacagaataaaaaaaaaacaggtgtggTCTTGAcagatataaaaacaaacagattaGCAAGCACACAGAAAATTGGCTTAAGCCAAAATCTGGAGGTTGAGATTCcatggaaacaaaacaaacacacacacacacacacacacacacacacacacacaaacagtttcTTCTATGTATTtgataaatgtatgtgtgtatgcatTTGACTGGAGTATGCTTTTAGGTTTTTGAGACTAACTGGTTGTCCAGAGCCTGTGCAGTGTGAGGGCTGTCCTGTGGGGTCACAGTGAGTTGAGAAGGCTCAGTAGAGGAACTGGCTCTTGCACGCTGTCGTCGTTCTCTCTCAATTTCTTCTGCATCCTCCAGACTGCGCTGAACAGTGATCCTGCATAATAACAGTTCATATAGTACTAATTAGTATTAATCTTTAAGAATTATGATCGCTGAATCATAAATACTGCATTTGTGCATGAAGGTAAACAGTAATTGTCTTACTCTGTGATGTAAATTTTCAAGCAATAATTTGCAACTGATCAAACAATAATATATCACCACTACTATGATAGTAATAGGGGTCATCTGACAGAAGGTAGGGTCAGAGATGGACAGGAAGTGAGTCAAACATGGACAGGAAGTGCAGGGTTCAAAAAAGACAGGAAACGGCTCACTGCCTTCCTTTGCTGGGATTACATTAATGAGAATTCAACAAAACAACTGGCAATTCTGCAGTGAATCTCTTTTACtgattatttacaataattgcacaggtagttttatttttctttacagaTCAGAAAATATTTCTGTGCATGAATTTACACATTATACTAGAAGTGTATAAGATTGGTGTAAGCGTATAGATTAGAGACACATTACACACTTCTCTGGGAACTGATGCACTGTTGCTAATATTTTCTTTAACCTGTCTTAAATGAACAACAAAGTCATGCTCATTGTTACTGTATATACTGACACCATTTAACTAATGTGCAGTACTTAATAACTGGATGGCAAGTCAGAATATAAAAGAGAAGAAACAATAACATAGTTTGAAACAATCATTCAAAAATGTTggtcagaaatatttttttaattattattttttttagcaagagcacattaaattgatcaaaagtaaaagtaaaaacatttattaatgttccatAAAATTTCTACTTCAACATATGTTGCTGTTTTAAAcattccattcatcaaagatgtaaaaatgtatcatggtttgcacaaaaaatattaaacaacacaGCTGTTTTCCACATTGATGATACTGATACTTgaccatcaaatcagcatattaaaatgatttctgaaggatcatgtgacactgaagactggagtaatggctgctgataATTCAGGTTTGCTATTGCAGGAGTAAAAgactttttcaaatatttgaaaataggAAACAATTACTttgaattaatatttcacaatattacagttttattgtatttttgcttGAAATAAttgccaagttctgtcatgaaatgGTGCAGGCTGAGGGGTCgttaatgcaaactgatgatattcacagcattaaactacttggcacaagctgattgttTCACGTTGCATACACAGCCAataagcttgctgctttacgtttaaatggctggttagcattcaccaGAGCATTTCACAGCGCACTTTCAGaattcctctgaaaccctccacctgtatagatct
The sequence above is a segment of the Labeo rohita strain BAU-BD-2019 chromosome 7, IGBB_LRoh.1.0, whole genome shotgun sequence genome. Coding sequences within it:
- the lsp1b gene encoding lymphocyte-specific protein 1 isoform X1, which codes for MSSSILRRQSSKKGLEKLQRITVQRSLEDAEEIERERRQRARASSSTEPSQLTVTPQDSPHTAQALDNQGQNDLLPSCQYSLEEDEGFSDWTHLSRRKQGQMEHKDVETHVNGSRHSKLQLCSSSAQQSKLHDINVYDSTPSIQTRPPLSNQQNLDEDNGDEDWGAREQTRRDDIKAAEREERETRRWCAEEDDARRVKGHESSFWKKQNESCDMDEKREKKAEMKISYTSTVILQQNGRQYSTNGQEGRRTNDSVSEEVFEKSSEENQQHTETEDQTHEEVQRRLREQERERKRKDVMEKLKRLSISSGDPEEPFSPLSPKSPSYMAEGEEWQSEGTSSITERTESLNRSVKKKNSIKKTQPPTIISKLDGRLEQYNHAIEESCKEGNAAKVMDVPTPPEPVSARKTLFEAGEAWNQNSTKAVSSKDTEGMKVGVTDLINQWVKGNCDVKSPSSKGACQEVKAGEVRNIKSMWENLGDSSPQDKSCAKGSTGKRYKFVESGHGKYEKVLINSDTN
- the lsp1b gene encoding lymphocyte-specific protein 1 isoform X2; this translates as MSSSILRRQSSKKGLEKLQRITVQRSLEDAEEIERERRQRARASSSTEPSQLTVTPQDSPHTAQALDNQGQNDLLPSCQYSLEEDEGFSDWTHLSRRKQGQMEHKDVETHVNGSRHSKLQLCSSSAQQSKLHDINVYDSTPSIQTRPPLSNQQNLDEDNGDEDWGAREQTRRDDIKAAEREERETRRWCAEEDDARRVKGHESSFWKKQNESCDMDEKREKKAEMKISYTSTVILQQNGRQYSTNGQEGRRTNDSVSEEVFEKSSEENQQHTETEDQTHEEVQRRLREQERERKRKDVMEKLKRLSISSGDPEEPFSPLSPKSPSYMITERTESLNRSVKKKNSIKKTQPPTIISKLDGRLEQYNHAIEESCKEGNAAKVMDVPTPPEPVSARKTLFEAGEAWNQNSTKAVSSKDTEGMKVGVTDLINQWVKGNCDVKSPSSKGACQEVKAGEVRNIKSMWENLGDSSPQDKSCAKGSTGKRYKFVESGHGKYEKVLINSDTN